In one Shinella zoogloeoides genomic region, the following are encoded:
- a CDS encoding amino acid transporter: MSALPTLPHDAWSAWHPQELANRLAAVVRPWCVVGGWALDLWHGEETRPHEDLEFTILRGDFALFRAALSGLRLHAVGDGHVEPLGVGEAPPADKAQVWCEDVAAACWRVDMMLEGGTPETWVYKRDPAIRRPRGEVVHVTEGGIPYLAPEAILLFKAKYRRDKDEADFSRALPKLDAAQRRWLGACIARAHPGHAWLEAL; this comes from the coding sequence ATGAGCGCTTTGCCGACGCTTCCCCACGATGCATGGTCCGCCTGGCACCCGCAGGAGCTTGCGAACCGGCTCGCAGCCGTCGTGCGGCCGTGGTGCGTTGTCGGCGGCTGGGCGCTGGATCTTTGGCATGGCGAGGAGACGCGGCCGCACGAGGATCTTGAATTCACCATCCTGCGCGGCGATTTCGCCCTGTTCCGCGCCGCCTTGTCCGGCCTGCGGCTCCATGCGGTCGGCGACGGCCACGTCGAACCGCTCGGGGTGGGTGAGGCGCCGCCCGCCGATAAAGCGCAGGTCTGGTGCGAGGACGTCGCGGCGGCATGCTGGCGCGTCGACATGATGCTGGAGGGCGGCACGCCCGAGACCTGGGTCTACAAGCGCGACCCGGCGATCCGCCGGCCGCGCGGCGAGGTCGTGCATGTGACGGAGGGCGGCATTCCCTATCTCGCGCCGGAAGCCATCCTGCTGTTCAAGGCGAAATACCGGCGCGACAAGGACGAGGCGGATTTTTCCCGCGCGCTGCCCAAGCTCGACGCAGCGCAGCGGCGCTGGCTCGGGGCCTGCATCGCCAGGGCCCATCCCGGCCATGCCTGGCTGGAGGCGCTATAG